In Cryptomeria japonica chromosome 5, Sugi_1.0, whole genome shotgun sequence, the genomic window ATGAATAGAAACCAGCTTGAACTACAAAGAACAAAGAAGTCAGAcaccaactctcctcaaatttTGTTTGGATCAACTCATCACTTTGGAtattattttcagaaaaaaaatataaaatggtTCTTTCctgttttaaaacaaaaatgaaaagaGAAAAGCCACAAACAACGATCATTTTCTTATTCCAAGGGAGTTTTAGCAAGTCAGATGATCTGTGATGCATGATATTGAGGTACATTGTAAGGCCAAACAAAATACATAACATTACTTTTAAGTAATTGTTGAGATAATAAGTTAAATGGATATGACTTTCCTTTACACCATATATTTTTTGTCCTAGTGAATGAAAATGAACAAAGATAAGCAAAGATCAATTTGTGCAAAATGCAGGTCTACTGGTTTGTCAATCAATTTGTGCAAACATGGAATTCTGCTAGATCCAGATGATTGACTTCGAGGAGTAACTCACTAGGGAAAGGTTGTTGTAGTTAGCAAGTCCAAATAATGGCAAAGTTAATTATTTTATATCTTTCAACTCTACTCTATGTCCTACAAAAATGCAGTATTTAACCAAGCTTACAGAACAAAAGGATGTAGGGATAAAGTTTTTGGGATGGTCAAAATGTTTCGTGAATTTCAGAATATGTAGGGGAATGGCTATTCTAGTAACTTAAAAGCTGAATTTTTAAAGACAATCTGCTCAATTTCCAAGGTTAATCCTCCCCTTTTAGCTTTTTAGGGGTTTCTAGTATTACCATTTTCCCTTTTAAAAGTTACTTTTTCAATTCCTACACACCCATTGCCACCAATTGTCCAATAAAGAGTGGCATCCCCTCTAGGTCCCCAGGAACACATACCCCTTCATCTTTATGGAACACTGAATTATTTGTAGATCTTAACACACATTAGTATATAGAACTCTGAGAATTTTGAATTTATTGCACAACTAAGAACCTTGAGATTAAAATGAACCGAGAAGTTAACTGATGCGGGGATGAAAACAAGTGTTGTTATAGAAATTAGTGTTTAATTGATGTGTGGATGACAAAGTGTTGTTGCAGGAGTTATAACACTCAATGCCAAATCCTGATCAAGTCAGGGCACAGCTTCCCCTTGACATCAGGTACCCAAACAAAACAGTTGATGTTACATGTTACATGCAAAGGTTGGAATCTCTCCTGAAGTCTTTTTAACTATTAAGTAAAGCATTTGAAGAGATATCATGGTAAAGTCAATCTCAACCTCTACCATGTTTACCAAGGAACCACCCTTTGCTCTTTCAAATATTTATCCAAAGGATTTGGTGTCATTAAGCAAGGAAAGATCAGTTGCATGATGACAATTCATTATGTGTTGTAAAGGCTGGATCACGTCTTTCGATTGACATCATAGAAGAGCATCAATTTTCTTTCATAGCAAGAGTTCAGCATCTAGATTTCCCTAGATTGGACACatcttttttctttgaatacttgAAAAATATTTTGTACTATTTATCTATCTTATACTTTTCCCCAACCTTCCCAAAAGGTTGACTTATACAAATTCTTAGATCATGCACATCTGACAAGTGTTCTAGGAGAGAATGGGGCAATGTGATAATGTGATATTCGACTGGAGTAAATGGAGGGCTTCCTAAAAAGGAATTTTTTGAAGCAGGTGGTCCCATTAAATTTGTAGCACAGTTCTGCCtaaaaatttaagctcctaaattgAAGGAAGCTGGTGGTCCTATGAGCAGTactaaaaaaagaattttttttatattttattttccctCTAAAATTTTTGGCGGGACACATCTCAACTCTTTTCTAATTGCCAAGTGGCAAATAAAATTCCTAAGCTAATGGGataatttctagccccaccccattttcacctACTAAAAAATGGAAGCCAGAAAAGTAGGAGTTTCTATTTTTTAGGAGCAGAttctcttccttaaaaatagagcttaagcccccaTGGGACCCCTGCCTTAAGGAAATAGAGCTGGAGATAAGGAAATAGAGCTGGATggcggtcccatgaattttgttttGCACTTTAGCTTAAAAATTTCAGTGTGGAGATTAACTTAAGTTTAAACTCCTAAACTTAAGTAAATTGGTAATAAAcaaatttagttttttttctaaaatttatgtAATTGACAAATGGCATAATGCATTCCTAAGTTGGTGGAACagtttctagccccaccccatttttactagcttagattttcaagcctaaaaagtaggggctctattttttaggaaattattctaattaatctcgtagccaaaaaaaaaaaaaattcatgggaCCGCCTCTTcattaaaaatagagcttaagccccctcCGTGAGACCCCTGCCTTAGTCCTTAAATGTGTTGCTACACACCACACTTTTTAAGTGTACTAAGAACTTAAAAAAGGATCTTTAGGAACCAAGGAACCTCTAATATAATGTGATAGTTGAAGAGGCCAAGATGCCACACTGAGTCACCATCATGTTCACAATAAAAAAAATTGCTTCTGAATCAGCTGTGTATGTTTTTAAAGTTTGTCAGATAAGAGTCCTTAAATGTGTTACTGCACACCAAAACTTTCAAGTGTAAAAGGAACTTGGAATAGCATAATAGTAGACCAGATCAGGATGCCTCACCATCATGttcataattttaaaaaattgcttCTAGAATTAGCTGTGTATATTTCGATACAAAAATATACACTGCTGATTCCAGAAACAATCTTCTAAATACTACGTAGATTGTGAAAAACACATGCCAATGTACAAAACCAATCAGAAGAACAAGGCAAACTCATGCCAATGTGCACAACTGATTAGAAGAATAAGGCAAACTCATGGAATGTGCACAACTGATAAGAAGAATAAGGCACTCCTCCATGCTATAAGAAATAAATGATCTAGGAAAATGAGCCCTTCATCAAAACATACACAGCTAATTCCACAAGCTAATATGCACAACTGGTCAGAAAAAAAGGCACTCTTCATGCTAGGAAATAAATTATCTAAGCAGAGCTCTTATTGCACTCTCAGATGCTAATGTAACTATTAATAGCTGGATATTCAATTACTTATGTTGAGTCTTAGTGCATGCAGATTTCTGTTTATGAGAGAAAAGACTGTATTCTGGTTCAAATGCTGCTGTACAGTGGGGATTTATAGCAGTGGATTTGAGGCATTCTCCTTGTTAGAATTTATGATTATTTCATCTCTGGAATTTCGTTCTGCATACCGGTAACTCTGAAATTTCGTTCTGAGCCTTTCTTTATCTGTACattgatttgatttgaatttaCAAAGCCattgatttgatttgaatttaCAAAGCCAGGAAACAGGGGACTGTCAAGTTGAAAGAAGAGTATATAGCAGTGAATTTGAGGCATTCTCCTTAAGTTAGAATTTACGATTATTTCATCTCTGGAAGTTCGCTCTGCATACCAGTAACTCTGAAATTTCGCTCTGAGCCTTTCCTTTATCTGTACATTAATTTGATTTGAGTTTACAAAGGCAGGAAACAGGGGACTGTCAAGTTGAAAGAAGAGGATATAGCAGTGGATTTGAGGCATTCTCCTTAAGTTAGAATTTATGATTATTTCATCTCTGTAATTTCGTTCTGCATACCAGTAACTCTGAAATTTCGTTCTGAGCCTTTCTTTTATCTGTACattgatttgatttgaatttaCAAAGCCAGGAAACAGGGGACTGTCAAGTTGAAAGAAGAGAATAGCTTCATGGCAATGCTCAGAGTGCTGCTAAAAAATTAGTCCTTGCGTGTTGCcatttgatttcttctatttttgctATTAGTGGCCATTCCTCTTTTGAGATAAAATGGTTTAAAACAGTATGTACAGCAACACTTGCAGTCAAATCCACGGCTATTTCACTTTATATGCTGCCATATCTTTGTACACTGAGCTCAGTACTAGAATACCCTGTAAAGTTAAATGAGTTCGTCCTGCAGCCACTTTGGCACTATTAGTAGTCATTTTCAGATGGCTGCAGCAGCTTTTGTCGTTGCATATTTTGTCCTACCATACAATTTAAGAGCGCAATGTATTTGGTTGTACTCATACAGTCTAGTGTCTGCTTTTTCATTTATTAGCGCCATGCCTTTGGTGAGAGAGGTTGAGAGTACCCGAGTCCAAATTTTGTAATTGATGGAAACAATCAGAATTTCCTTTATGAAAAGTTTCATTGGTCATAATTCTGAGGCAACATCTGTTTAATGGAGATAAATAGGCTTTAAAATTAGTAACCTTCTCTCAAGAGAGAGGTGATGGGTTTTTAATCTTCACATGAGTAACTGATATCCCTGACTCCTTAGTTTTGTTTAAGCTGTTATAGGATAGATGAGATATATACACTATATTATTTCCCTTAACATAGATGCCATTCTCTTTATTTGGTACGTCTATCATAGTTCATAGGCTCTGGCATCTGAGATTACAATAATAGCCTGTGTACATTCACCTACATATAATAAAGAATCTGATAATAAGTCTTCCAATGTCTATAACTCATAAAGCCAAAACACCGACATATGCTCCACAACAGCAAAAGTGCAAATCCGTTCTTAGGCTTACACAGTTGCATTAGTCTTAGAGTACAGCAAAAGCGTGAATGCATTCTTCTAAAGGCGTGCAAGCGCATTAGTCCCGGTGTTTAAGGTAAGAATATGCTAATCATGTCTTCTACATGGCGCATAAGAATATGCTAATCATGTGTTTTTTAACATAGGACAAAGACGACCACTGCTACTGCCACTAGCACAACCACACCTTTTTTATTGCCACTACCTAAATCCAGCATACGACAAACCATATTCATAGAAACGATGTTCTCCAAGTTTCTACACTCTAACAAGACCCTTATACAAAAGGGCAGATCTCCAGATTTTTCTTTCTATTATCAATGTACTTACATTATGAAGGGAAAAAAGTACAACATCAGTGGGGCGCTTTGTCAGTCAATACATATATATAATACTTCCAAATTCAGGTGCTGTTCACAATCTCCATTATGTATAGCCTCCGTTGTAATGTTGCAACTTTTCATACGTCCCACATGTTCAAAAAAGGCAGTCAACAAGATACATTTATGGTATCAAGATAAGCAAAAATTCAGAGGAATTTACGAGGGCTGGGTCACAATTCCTTTACAGAAACAAATAACATGGGACTCTTTTTGGACTCTATAGAAAAGCCACACTGTTCCTCTTAATGTAAAATTCATTTACAAATGCATAGAACTTGGATATGGATATACATCTCGCCTTCGACCCTTTTTTTGTTCTATTCAACGGGAACAGTGCTCCTAATGCAAGTTCaccttgatgaactttttcttattgGAAGGACACAGTGTTCCTCCTAATAGGTTTGGCATACAATGGAGCTCTCATCTCACATGACAGCCTCAGTATCTCTGAGAGGTCAACTGGGTGATCTTCTGAAGGTAACCATTGGAAATGGTGTAGCATTCTAGCCAACCATGTGTGTACAGTTTGTAAGCCCAAGGCTTTTCCAGGGCACACCCTCCTACCTGATCCAAAGGGTGCTAACCTTAAATCACTTCCCATGATATTTACTTCCTCCCCTCCCGCTGTTGGCATGAACCTATCTGGATTGAAGCTCAGAGGATCTGTCCATATGTCTTCATCATGGGTAATAGACCACATATTCACCATTGCAGTGGTTCCTGCAGGGATGTGGTGGCCACCAACATGTACATCATGGATTGCAAGCCTTGCCCAGGAGAGCAATGGACCAGGTGGGTGAATCCTCAGAACTTCCTTAACAACTGCTTGCAAGTATGACAACCTGGGAATGTCAGATTCTGCTACTTGCCTGGAATTCCCAACCACAGAGTCTAATTCCTCGTGGACCTTCGCTTGTACATTGGGATGGAGGATTAGCCTTGCTATAATCCACTCCATCAGAATGGCCACTGTATCAGTTCCCCTGAAGATCATCTCCTGCAGTACAAATATCCATACGAAAATTACACACAGGCATAAACAGATAGCCAAATACTTCATCAGAAAATAAATACGAAACTACTCATGAAAAAACTTCAGAAAATAAATACGATACTACTCATGAAAAAACTTCAAACCATTAACTGTTACCTAATTTTAATAGAAAATATCAGACACAGAATGAGACCGTCAGGCCTGTTGCCTCGGTAAACAGAGGTCATACGAAAGAAGGAACCAGAGAATCTTAGGAAAATCAGACTATCCCGTGTACTACTCTACCTACCTGAATGAGCTGCAAATCATTATCCAACAAACCCATCTGATGACACAGTCTAAAGACAATTTTCCAAACTATTAAGTTACAGAACATGACTCCGGTATAAAATATGAGAAAACATCAAAAAGTCTGCACAGGATGGAAAATGAGACATGACTACAACAAAATTGCCCAATATATTATAAAACATCTTGCAGAACCAATCGTAGAATAAACAACTTATGAAAACCATACTAATACGAGTCTGGAACAagtcaatatatttttttttaattgtgcaGAACAAATGATGAAGAAGATTAACATTACAAAACTTGTGACTAGAAACTATTTAAACAAGATAGGAAACGTGTAACTGCTTTAAAGTATTAAAAAAGGGCAAGAGCAATCATTCAAGGCACACCTTGACACACAATACAGGTGACGACATAATCTATTTTTAAGAAACAGAACAGGGCTGAGGCTAATTGATTTTTAggcaatatattattaaaaaacctACAAATACAATCATGCGAGCCACCCCAGCTACTGCAAAAAAATAATAAATCGAGGAGAGATTAACAAAAATAGCACTGTAGAATCATGATACTAATCAGAGGTTGTACGAAACCGAATCCACTCATAAAACCTAAAACCCCTAAACAAGCCAACCATACAATGATGCAAGTGAAGTATTTTTAAATATACTAAAGAAACACCTCACCAACCACACAAGCAATACCTAACAACTATCACTTAAAACGACATATACACATATAAAAGCTCCAACACTTAATTAACTTGCCCTCTAAACCAAGTCAAAAAGCCCCACAAGGCAACTGTTTTCCCAATCTCATGGTGATTCAAACATAGTATTAAATGGGCAGTTGCAACTGCAACCATGTTTGAAAATCAGGGACTCTAAACATCTTCCATAGCTGTTAACTGCATGACATTTTATAATGAATTCAATGATACAATAAAAAAATCTCCAATAGTGAAACAGTCTTAACAGTCATATCGATGGAAAAAGAAAGTTAAAACTAACACCCAAATGATCCAAGCCAGTACTTACCCAAAGTACAGCCACCATATCAGTATCAGTGAGCTTCTCATTCCCCTCGAGGGACAGCAGCACATCAACAAAGTCCAAATCAGCTCTATCATCCCCACCAGAAGGATTAGCCCTATGCTCTTCTATGATATTCTGCACAAATGCATACACTCTAGGTACTAAATCAGAACACCTCCTCCTAATCCTCTGCAAGTCCAGAAACCCCAAGATAGGAAGGTGGTCACCCCAATTAAAGGTACCCAACAGTGCATATCCTTCATTAACCATAGAGGCCAGTTCCTCAGCTTCAGAGTCCCCACACTCAAACCCATAACACCTCCCAAAAACAGACCCCATGATATTATTCAGAGAACTCCTTTGCAGAATCTCCCTTATCCTAACAGAATTGAGGTCAGCTGATGACTCAATGGATTGCAGCATGGTGTTAGTGAGGGCATGTCTGTGAGACTCAAAGGCCGAGATTCTTCTACGAATAAACAAGTGTGTAGCTGCAATCTTCCTAAGGTTTCTCCAATAATCACTGTAAGGAGCAAACCCAATGGCTCTATCAAACATTAGCTGGTAAGCAGATTCCTTTATGGGTCTGTCAGCAAAATCTGAACTGTTGAGTATTTCCTTTGCCAATTCAGGCTGGCTACATATGACCACTCTAGTGAACCCAAGGCTGAAAGCCATGAGCCTCTTGGCCTTATAGCGCTGGGCTAAACTAGCCAAAGACCTATGTGCAAGCCCTCCCATAACAAGAAGATTACCCAATATGGGCATTCCTCTAGGACCGGGAATAGGCTTCCTCTGGCTCCTAAACAGGCTTACTGCCCAAGCAGAACCACCAGGGTACAGCCATGTTACTACAAAGCCTAAGGCTACAATTATCATGGCTGTCGATAAAAGCACCCATATACTACAAACTGCATTATCAGGCCCCATTGACAAGTTAGGCTGGTTGTTTATAACAACAGGCACGGCCATCAGCCACAATGGAGACTGAGATTGTGAAGAAGAATCCATGCTTCAAACTTTTTTCTTCGGCTTGCTTATGCAGGTCAGGTAGATTAAATTGTTCGATTTGGGCAATGCACAGATACAGAGCTAAACAAGACACTAACACAGCTTAAGAAACAACAAATAAGGATTTCATGGATTGAATTGCAGAAGCTAACTTCTATTACAAAATCCAAATCCTCTCCTAAGCAGGGATGTTGTTGTATGCATTGACAACAAGGGTAGTGGGTTATTATTTATAAAGGGAAACAAACTAAATATATTCTGTATTAATTCCCTGCATCTATTCCCAATAAATTTGAGACGGACTGAGGAGACTCTGCCGCCCTTGTTGTGCAACACATGAATTTATTACTGGGGCCGTTATTTTTTCTGTTCTGCCCTCGACTCAGGAGTTAAGGCGGTCACTAACCATGATTAAGGACCactgtttaaattttattttttaagctttttttttcaatatttagaGCGTGTGGGAAGATGTTTAATGTTTTGGGGAACTTAAATTATACCAGTTGTACTATTTGCATTGACGTGTGGATGCTAATCATTTGTTTTGTCAactgaattatttatttattttttttgtttttcattgctATATGAGATGCCTCCGTTTGGCCTCGGGATTATAATCTAATCATGTATGTAACATTTTTTTATGTATGTGAATAATGATTAGTATTCACAATTACCCATTATTTTTACAAATGTCACAAGTCTGGGAATTGTCCCCAGTTTTTGCATCCTTAATTAATTAAGGTTAATGTGGGAGGATTTAAACACTTGAGCAGTTGTGATTAGTAGAATGGGATTTTGCGGGGTTTTGTGAAAGTTTACAAGATTGTCAATGGGTTTTTGATTTGTTGGTAAAGTTGAATGGTTTTTAATGAGCTGATCAAAGATAAGTCTTGATTCTGGATAGTGCCTCGAGCCAAGGTTTCAGCTTAAGGTTCGTGTTCCTATGTATGTAATCGATTTGTTTGGTATGACTTGGTCATGATGGTACAATTGTGTTAATACTAGAGATGGGCTTTGAGTACCTATAAAAGTTGTTTGCTTGATGTACATATAAGAGCTTGTGTTCTTATGTATGTGATCAATTTGTTTGGTATGACTCCGTCATGATGGTACAATTGTGTTATTAGTAGAGATGGGCCTTGAGTACCTATTAAAGATGCTTGCTTGATGTACATATAAGAGCTCATGCTTTTATGTATGTGATTGATTTGTCTGGTATGCCTTGGTCATGATGGTACAATTGTGTTAATACTAGAGATGGGCTTTGAGTACCTATAAAAGTTGTTTGCTTGATGTACATATAAGAGCTTGTGTTCTTATGTATGTGATCAATTTGTTTGGTATGACTCCGTCATGATGGTACAATTGTGTTATTAGTAGAGATGGTCCTTGAGTACCTATTAAAGATGCTTGCTTGATGTACATATAAGAGCTCATGCTTTTATGTATGTGATCGATTTGTTTGGTATGACTTGGTCATGATGGTACTATTGTGTTACCAGTAGAGATAAGCCTTGATTACCTATAAAAGTTGTTTGCTCGATGTACATATAAGAGCTTGTGCTCTTATGTATGTGATCAATTTGTTTGGTATGACTTTGTCATGATGGTACAATTGTGTTATTAGTAGAGATGGGCCTTGAGTACCTATAAAAGACGCTTGCTCGATGTACATGTAATAGTTCATGCTCTTATGTATGTGATCGATTTGTTTGGTATGACTTGGTCATGATGGTGCAGTTGTGTTTTTAGTAGAGATAGGCCTTGAGTACGTATAAAAGATGTTTGCTTCATGTAGATATAAGAAAATTTGAGGGTGGTAAGAACATTAAGGCATGCTATAGTAGAGGAGAAGAGTGATGAACTTCCTTGGTAGCAATTAGGTTATTAGTTTGATTCAACATGGATCGAAACAAAGATATAAAGAGGTGTTGTATGCTGATGTAAGAAAGTAGTCAAGAGTTTAATCTAAAGTGTAACGATTAATGTGTGTATGTATTGTCCTAATCACTAATTAAATGTTCTCTTATGACGATGTTCTTGTGTATTAAAATGACTTAAGATGATGTGTTTCGATACATGTGCTGGGACACACAATTGTGTTATTAGTAGAGATAGACCTCGTGCACTATAAAAAGATGTTTGTTTGATGTACATATAAGAGCTCGTGCACTATGTATGTGATTGATTTGCTTGGTATGACTCGGTCATGATGACACAATTGTGTTATTAGTAGAGATAGACCTTGAATACCTATAAAAGATGTTTGCTTGATGTACATATAAGAAAATTTAAAATTGTTAAGGCATGCTATAGTAGAGTTTAATGATTAATGTGCATATTTATTTAAGGTGATTCTTTTATGCATGTGCTGGGACACACAATTTGAAGTAAAACTTTGAATTAAATGATATAACATAACAAAATGGTAAATATAAATCTAAAATTAGtaattttgtttaaaaaaacaaTTAATCATTATGACTTAGATTAAATACatgcatataaacattataattAAACAAATAGAAAATTATTCAATTATGTTCCTTTTCCCTCTAcactataataaatataatataatattattaaactTTATTAAAAGTAACTTAAACTTGTTCTCTTAAtttcatttaaaatatattttatactttgttaaaattaatctattttaaatttctaaaaataaaaataaaaaatttaatcatgGTTTATTAAAGACTATGTACATCTTTAttgttatatattatttatttatataaagtatttagaatgtttatttaatttatagtAAACTCTTATTTTAATGAATCATATATACCAgctaattattataaatattataaaatatattcataatattttactaatatttatatattattaatttagattataaggtgtgaattaaataatattatattaaatatgatTATAACAAGAATTGGGAAAAGGAATGTGTGTATTTGAATTCATCTTAAATGGAGGATGTATTATATAAATCATGCTCTTAAAAGGATGTGTTCATTAGTTTATATGTGTACCGAATTATTCTCAAGTAGGTGTGCCTAATCACGATTTTTCTCTATAATTGGCTATTTAAAAGAAATATTAACACACTTTTGaatgataaatatttatttgttttattttattaaattgataattaaGTTGTAAAGgagaaattttattttaatttttaaatacacATATAACTTGATttgtttaattattaatttatatgttTCTTATTTAATGAATGAGAAAGTAAATTAGAATTTAAATAATCATTCTAATAAAATTTAAAGAACTAATAATAAGTGTATAATAAAAATTATTGAAGAAGTGTGGTAAGTGATAAGATTATTTAGcatattgtttattatttgtaacaATTAAATAAGTGGTAAAATGGGTTGGGGGCCTAGCTTGATTGGCGAGAGCTTCTAGTGGTGAAACACAAGGTCATGAGGTCTAGTCTAAAAAAAAAAAGTGGTAAAATATTTTACCATGTTATTTATTAAGTGTAACATTCAAAATGATGTGTAGCctaattattgtttattttttggtaTGGTATGGTATCGTCCTAAATTAACTTTGAATTAAAATTGTTAGTAAAAGTGGGTAAAATTGTTAATGTAGGCTATAAAAAATATCCTTGCATTTTAACCTATTCTCATCATCaatcaactgatttttttttatcattaatcacgtaaattgtttaattaattaggtTACATTTCTTACATCTACTAATTTTTTTGTGTGCTAACATTAGTTACTTAATATAAGCTAACGTCTATCACCCCACACTcttcaattaaaaataaaatatttatattttaatcaaaTCCACATCATATATTCATCTAATTTGAAATTGCTtaaaattccaaatgaaattaaCATTTGATAATAGCCATCCAAATCACAAAAATGAATCATAACCATTCAATCCCAACCTATCAACCAATTAAAAACCAAATTAgaatccaaatcatcaaatccaaAATAAAGTCAGTCATAAACCTTagtcatcaaatcaatcaaaaatctTAGCCATTTCTTTCCAACTACCTTATGTCCAAATATAATTCAACTATTAATCTTAACCATCTACTTAAACAAGTCAATATCAACCCTCCATACACCAACTACAAGCAATTATTTcgccaaattcaaattccaaattcctCTCACTCGATCCTATCCATCCATTCTAAATCAATCTCAATCTTCATTCATTGTGTCCCTCATCTATAAATCAATCCATTAAAGCATATGACAAGCGCGCACGcgcacacacacccacacacacactaGGTTTGTGTTTGTTTGTAACTTTCCAATTTAAATTTACATacaatagtgtgtgtgtgtgtgttggattCATTTTATTTTGTTACCATCGCTCCCAGTTGATTGTTTCTGGGTTTCGGGACAATTCTTATGCTTACCAATTacttttccttcattaccgacatgattcttggcatgtggatctattttgggtcttgtccgatgttctttggcatgtggccgaccttcctgctgaactgcacctcttggttgttatttttcggaaagatttctttaattcttagggccgacctaattacatgtttcattttcctgcattggtaaatgtaatcttatgaggtcgacccagatatgttccggtgggtataaatatgatattatgtaatcatttgtaggggcagaggaagtagagttgagaataaggattgagattcacattttttgatttggttgattcttagagtctcggttggattgtatctagctgatagcctgcatgtaaccggttaactactggatgttctttgatgattaaatgatgataccCAAATGGTTGCcagaagttctaaagcaataatatgatcttcttatgcaatcttgttatgttttcttgttgctttcgttgtgttactcttgctgcataagtcggttgattctctttgagggttttactggttatggttgcatcaagtggtatcagagctggttatggattAGCTAGTGGAAGAATTGTTTACAAGCATTGAggtattcctttgggtggacagatcatcGATTAGAGGCAGGTTGTGCTTGTGTTTAATAGATCgttgaggggaggcaattgaaaccggtagttAGATCACCGAGTTGAGGCAATTCAtcggagtggaagaggagatgtcgcctagaaggacaaacccccgaaggg contains:
- the LOC131067092 gene encoding cytochrome P450 78A4, whose amino-acid sequence is MDSSSQSQSPLWLMAVPVVINNQPNLSMGPDNAVCSIWVLLSTAMIIVALGFVVTWLYPGGSAWAVSLFRSQRKPIPGPRGMPILGNLLVMGGLAHRSLASLAQRYKAKRLMAFSLGFTRVVICSQPELAKEILNSSDFADRPIKESAYQLMFDRAIGFAPYSDYWRNLRKIAATHLFIRRRISAFESHRHALTNTMLQSIESSADLNSVRIREILQRSSLNNIMGSVFGRCYGFECGDSEAEELASMVNEGYALLGTFNWGDHLPILGFLDLQRIRRRCSDLVPRVYAFVQNIIEEHRANPSGGDDRADLDFVDVLLSLEGNEKLTDTDMVAVLWEMIFRGTDTVAILMEWIIARLILHPNVQAKVHEELDSVVGNSRQVAESDIPRLSYLQAVVKEVLRIHPPGPLLSWARLAIHDVHVGGHHIPAGTTAMVNMWSITHDEDIWTDPLSFNPDRFMPTAGGEEVNIMGSDLRLAPFGSGRRVCPGKALGLQTVHTWLARMLHHFQWLPSEDHPVDLSEILRLSCEMRAPLYAKPIRRNTVSFQ